One window of the Chryseobacterium camelliae genome contains the following:
- a CDS encoding SusC/RagA family TonB-linked outer membrane protein has translation MNVFKIPVSVGYLTGRVLLIGALSASPLFLAQKKDSLKEKSLDEVVVVGYGTQKKTKVSGAVTEASLDKITSRSLSGVGEALQGKAAGVTVVNEGGDPNGTPKVNIRGLGGINGETPLYVVDGVVFNGTPSINPNDIQDISVLKDASAAIYGARSSGGVILITTKKGRKGNLTVDFDVKYGLNQAWKIKETLNAAEFQDVMYKAYENAGKLNNLPIAFNPNLYPDGRITRTDWMKEIFRTGAIQEYNMNVSGGNEKSRYFVGMNHRNLEGILLNTQSKRYNFRVNSEHKVKDWLTIGENMYYNYSDGNTADTRNGYTGAIVAAMYYPPNVPVYTSSGAFSGLPVDVAGGYGDVINPVAYLKRISIRNPTHEILINPYAEITLAKDLKYRSNFSQTFKIGDMKTFTARVPEVGKIFDMNSLEYQSNNSSTSLAEQLLTYKFSPGRHNFDFLAGFTFQKTVDDGFIAKSYDFRSEAETFQYLQNAADTNREVSSYRFRQALVSYLARVNYDYAGKYIVSVLGRRDGSSLVAPQNRFANYYAVSGAWVPSKENFMKDIAWLSNLKFRGSYGILGNLGGISSQAVNPLMTRYNNVIFGQDPSQNIAYYATTRPNPDLKWGKSEQTDFGMDASFFHNSLSLQFDYFIKNSKDQIFNVSLPSTATYSNQYINAGLFQDKGYELGINYNSKKTGDFTYSIGVVFSQLKNTVKQLAGVDEIFINDNGVRGVLKPTRVKVGDPLYSFYGYRTGGIFQSQEEINNYKDANGNLIQPNAKPGDIKFLKKEGNTGTLNNSDFVNLGSPYPKFSYGLSYNMTWKNFDLNLFVQGVYGNKIFNGLKFISLNPGGTGQNYNMDRDILNAWTPQNTDTNIPRLVQGDPSGNYSKVSDFYVEDGSYLRLKNLTIGYSLPIELYRKLDVSKLRIYVTTNNLLTITKYTGFDPEVGMNSYGVDTGRYPQARAFIFGLEVGL, from the coding sequence ATGAATGTATTTAAGATCCCGGTCTCAGTAGGTTATCTTACGGGACGGGTATTGCTCATTGGTGCTCTGTCGGCTTCACCGTTATTCCTCGCTCAGAAAAAAGACAGCTTAAAAGAAAAGTCTCTGGACGAGGTGGTTGTTGTAGGATACGGAACCCAGAAAAAGACAAAGGTTTCAGGAGCCGTAACTGAAGCTTCACTGGATAAAATTACTTCCAGGTCATTATCCGGAGTGGGCGAAGCCCTGCAGGGAAAAGCTGCCGGTGTTACCGTGGTGAATGAAGGAGGTGACCCTAACGGAACCCCTAAGGTAAATATCCGGGGTCTGGGAGGAATTAACGGAGAAACCCCGTTGTATGTAGTGGATGGTGTTGTTTTTAACGGTACCCCATCCATTAACCCGAACGATATCCAGGATATATCAGTCCTTAAAGATGCTTCTGCAGCCATTTACGGCGCTAGATCATCTGGAGGGGTCATACTCATCACGACCAAGAAAGGCAGGAAAGGTAATCTTACAGTAGACTTTGATGTTAAATACGGCCTGAACCAGGCCTGGAAAATAAAAGAAACCCTTAATGCAGCCGAATTCCAGGATGTGATGTACAAGGCGTATGAAAATGCCGGCAAGCTGAACAATCTCCCCATAGCTTTTAATCCAAACCTGTATCCGGACGGAAGAATTACCCGGACCGACTGGATGAAGGAAATCTTCCGGACAGGAGCCATCCAGGAGTACAATATGAATGTAAGCGGAGGCAATGAAAAGTCGAGGTATTTCGTTGGGATGAATCACCGGAACCTGGAAGGGATCTTATTGAATACACAGTCCAAAAGATACAACTTCAGGGTCAATTCCGAGCATAAAGTGAAAGACTGGCTGACCATCGGGGAAAATATGTACTACAATTATTCCGACGGAAATACAGCCGATACCAGGAACGGATATACCGGAGCCATTGTAGCGGCCATGTATTATCCTCCGAATGTTCCTGTATATACCTCTTCAGGAGCCTTTTCGGGATTGCCGGTTGATGTGGCCGGAGGTTATGGAGATGTCATTAACCCGGTTGCCTACCTTAAAAGGATCAGTATCAGGAATCCTACCCACGAAATCCTGATCAATCCTTATGCAGAAATTACTCTGGCAAAGGATCTAAAGTACCGGTCCAACTTCTCGCAGACTTTTAAGATCGGAGATATGAAGACCTTTACAGCCAGGGTTCCGGAAGTAGGGAAGATATTTGATATGAACAGCCTGGAATACCAGTCCAACAATTCTTCTACGTCACTGGCTGAGCAGCTCTTGACCTATAAGTTTTCTCCGGGAAGGCATAATTTTGATTTCCTGGCCGGATTTACCTTCCAGAAAACTGTTGATGACGGCTTCATAGCCAAATCGTATGACTTCAGAAGTGAAGCAGAAACATTCCAGTACCTGCAGAATGCCGCTGATACCAACAGGGAGGTATCAAGCTATAGATTCAGACAGGCATTGGTATCCTATCTGGCAAGGGTCAACTATGATTATGCCGGTAAGTATATCGTTAGCGTATTAGGAAGAAGGGACGGCTCTTCCCTGGTAGCACCACAAAACAGGTTTGCCAATTATTATGCAGTTTCAGGAGCATGGGTGCCTTCTAAAGAAAACTTTATGAAAGATATAGCCTGGCTTTCCAACCTGAAGTTCAGGGGAAGTTATGGTATTTTAGGTAACCTAGGGGGAATTTCTTCCCAAGCGGTCAATCCGCTGATGACAAGGTACAACAATGTGATTTTCGGACAGGACCCTTCCCAGAATATCGCTTATTACGCTACAACACGTCCCAATCCGGACCTGAAATGGGGGAAATCTGAGCAGACCGACTTCGGGATGGATGCGTCATTTTTCCATAACAGTCTTTCCTTGCAGTTCGATTACTTCATTAAAAATTCCAAAGACCAGATCTTCAATGTAAGCCTACCAAGTACGGCTACATACAGTAATCAGTACATTAATGCCGGACTTTTCCAGGATAAAGGATACGAACTGGGAATCAATTATAACAGTAAAAAAACCGGTGATTTCACCTATTCCATTGGAGTTGTATTCAGCCAACTAAAAAATACGGTGAAGCAACTGGCGGGAGTGGATGAGATTTTCATCAATGATAATGGAGTGAGGGGCGTGCTGAAACCAACGCGTGTAAAAGTTGGTGATCCTCTGTATTCGTTTTATGGTTATAGAACGGGCGGGATTTTCCAGTCTCAGGAGGAGATCAATAATTACAAAGATGCAAACGGGAACCTCATCCAGCCCAATGCCAAACCGGGGGATATCAAATTCCTTAAGAAAGAAGGGAATACGGGAACGCTGAACAACAGTGATTTCGTAAATCTCGGAAGTCCGTACCCGAAATTCTCTTACGGATTGTCATACAATATGACCTGGAAGAATTTTGACCTCAACCTTTTTGTACAGGGTGTGTATGGAAATAAAATCTTCAACGGGCTTAAATTTATTTCCCTGAATCCGGGCGGTACAGGACAGAATTATAATATGGACAGGGATATCCTGAATGCATGGACCCCGCAGAACACCGATACCAATATCCCAAGGCTGGTACAGGGAGACCCGAGCGGCAACTATTCCAAAGTGTCTGATTTCTATGTAGAAGACGGATCGTATCTGAGGCTGAAAAACCTCACCATCGGGTATTCATTGCCGATAGAGCTGTACCGTAAGCTGGATGTCAGTAAGCTAAGGATTTATGTGACTACAAACAACCTGCTGACCATTACCAAATATACAGGCTTTGACCCTGAAGTGGGCATGAATTCTTACGGAGTGGATACCGGCAGATACCCGCAGGCACGTGCCTTCATCTTCGGACTGGAGGTCGGATTATAA
- a CDS encoding RagB/SusD family nutrient uptake outer membrane protein: MKLFNKICLVSGISVMLLSCTGELDVQPEGTPTEASFWKTENDLITGANAMYRPLADSEFYGRGLFWFINASDDMVTGRAKSEPDNAKNFSSNYIAAGDLETQWNKRYTVIGVANRVIRNVDNIQASAAVKNKYLGEALFMSSRMYFELAYNYGNDKAGVPIVDRTKDPDPNPIPRAANVMENYNYIVQDLKKAAELLPFQEQLPAKDYGRPHKVAAWALLAKVYLFMKDWQNAAYWANEVITKGNRNLLTNYTDVFKAENNYSSEYIWSVPSTPKFNSIGSILPGVMLENKGWGQYNGWGYFQPTKELYDEYETGDLRRSATILKIGDKFTFNGTERTYASSNSLTGYQFNKYMDAFKYPLNSGHVSANGDYPCTDLAVPIMRYAEVILIKAEAMLMMGQNADQEINRIRVRAGLAPKTGCTLADLKHERRCELAGEWADRHRDLVRWGDAQANYATPLHGINGQIVWAARNFNPSVHNVWAVPQVEIVNSKGVIKQNEGW, encoded by the coding sequence ATGAAACTTTTCAACAAAATATGTTTAGTGTCCGGAATCTCTGTCATGTTGTTGTCATGTACGGGAGAACTGGATGTTCAGCCGGAGGGAACGCCTACCGAAGCCAGTTTCTGGAAAACTGAGAATGACCTGATAACGGGAGCCAATGCCATGTACAGGCCGCTTGCCGACAGCGAATTTTATGGAAGAGGGCTTTTCTGGTTCATTAATGCCAGCGATGATATGGTAACGGGAAGAGCAAAAAGCGAACCGGATAATGCCAAAAACTTCAGCAGCAATTACATCGCGGCCGGTGACCTGGAAACCCAGTGGAATAAAAGGTATACCGTAATTGGTGTGGCTAACCGCGTCATCAGGAATGTGGATAACATCCAGGCATCAGCAGCAGTAAAAAATAAATACCTCGGTGAAGCACTGTTCATGAGCAGCCGGATGTATTTTGAGCTGGCCTACAATTACGGGAATGACAAAGCCGGTGTACCCATTGTAGACCGGACCAAAGACCCGGATCCTAATCCGATCCCAAGAGCTGCCAATGTAATGGAAAATTACAACTACATTGTTCAGGACCTGAAAAAAGCTGCAGAGCTTTTACCTTTTCAGGAGCAGCTTCCTGCGAAGGATTACGGAAGGCCGCATAAAGTGGCCGCATGGGCGTTGCTGGCGAAGGTTTATCTGTTTATGAAAGACTGGCAGAATGCAGCGTATTGGGCCAATGAGGTCATTACCAAAGGGAACAGGAATCTCCTTACGAATTATACCGACGTTTTCAAAGCAGAAAATAATTACAGCTCAGAATACATATGGTCTGTACCGAGTACGCCTAAATTCAATTCCATAGGAAGTATCCTTCCCGGTGTAATGCTTGAAAACAAAGGTTGGGGACAATACAATGGCTGGGGATATTTTCAGCCTACCAAAGAGTTGTATGACGAATATGAAACAGGAGATTTAAGAAGAAGCGCTACCATCCTGAAAATCGGGGATAAGTTTACATTTAACGGGACTGAAAGGACTTATGCTTCCAGCAACTCCCTTACCGGTTACCAGTTCAACAAATATATGGATGCCTTTAAATATCCTTTGAACAGCGGCCACGTAAGTGCCAACGGTGATTATCCGTGCACGGACCTTGCCGTTCCGATCATGCGATATGCTGAGGTAATCCTGATTAAAGCGGAAGCTATGCTGATGATGGGCCAGAATGCCGATCAGGAGATCAACAGGATCAGGGTACGTGCAGGTTTAGCACCGAAAACAGGATGTACATTAGCTGACCTGAAACATGAAAGACGCTGCGAGCTTGCCGGAGAATGGGCAGACCGTCACAGGGACCTGGTGCGTTGGGGAGATGCACAGGCCAATTATGCAACACCTCTGCATGGCATCAACGGACAGATTGTATGGGCAGCCAGGAATTTCAACCCTTCAGTACATAATGTATGGGCGGTTCCACAGGTGGAAATCGTCAACAGCAAGGGGGTGATCAAACAAAATGAAGGCTGGTAA
- a CDS encoding phosphocholine-specific phospholipase C → MNRREFLEKSGILMAGLGSSGVLHPAILKALTIEPAARSTFYDAEHIVILMQENRSFDHAFGTLKGVRGFLDRRAFKKQDGHSVFFQRADTGKYAAPARLNLRDTKSTWMSSLPHSWNNQQQAFNKGKYDQWLQAKASGNQEYQNIPLTLGYYNREDLPFYYQLADAFTIFDQYFCSSLTGTTPNRLFHWSGTLREQRNGKVKPNVYNENIDYDKDHQAKWKSFPEILEEQEIPWKIYQNEISLPKGMSGEQEAWLSNFTDNPLEWFSRFNVKFSKGYYQNIPNIIASLKKEAENNPEQQEKFNAMIRELEEDKIKYHPDRYTRLSQAERNLHEKAFTINSGDPDYWNLEKGKDKDGNPLVVPKGDVLYQFRKDVENKKLPLVSWLIAPEHFSDHPGSPWYGAWYISEVLNILTQDPETWKKTIFLINYDENDGYFDHVLPFAPPVNPSQPVDMNGPEGVEYVNGIQEYRSTSNLKDHEKIDGTVGLGYRVPMIIASPWTKGGFVNSEVSDHTSVLQFLETFIQKKFNKNVSVDHISNWRRAICGDLTSAFSPSDIKVPPMQYLDQKAYAQTINSARNKPVPDLKWYHEHELNNSLLDIQERGIKPSHALPYNYLVNLEDGAIKMTNLKERAVPLIIYDRKRLEADDFYFSYALYSGQELIHSVDAGKYDYEVFGPNGFYRLFKGESRPEIKASLIYHPSENKVQFIINKVDKDVQEIVIDDLYEKSSRIVSLQKDENNIAFSLHKTKGWYDLRISSGSTVWHFAGRLETGKPSVSDPHWQ, encoded by the coding sequence ATGAACAGAAGAGAATTTTTAGAAAAATCAGGCATTTTAATGGCCGGACTGGGAAGTTCGGGAGTCTTACACCCTGCCATACTGAAGGCACTCACCATTGAGCCTGCCGCCCGGTCAACATTCTATGATGCAGAACATATTGTGATCCTTATGCAGGAAAACCGTTCTTTTGACCACGCTTTCGGCACCCTGAAAGGGGTACGGGGATTTCTTGACCGGAGAGCATTTAAAAAACAGGACGGACATTCCGTTTTCTTTCAGAGAGCCGATACCGGAAAGTACGCTGCTCCTGCCCGTCTGAATTTAAGGGATACAAAATCTACCTGGATGAGCTCGCTTCCTCATTCCTGGAATAATCAGCAGCAAGCTTTTAATAAGGGGAAATATGATCAGTGGCTTCAGGCAAAAGCATCAGGAAATCAAGAATACCAGAATATTCCGTTAACATTAGGATACTATAACCGTGAAGACCTCCCATTCTACTACCAGCTGGCAGATGCCTTTACGATCTTTGACCAGTACTTCTGTTCTTCTCTGACAGGCACTACGCCGAACCGGCTTTTCCACTGGTCCGGAACATTGCGTGAACAGAGGAACGGTAAAGTAAAGCCTAATGTATACAATGAAAATATTGATTACGATAAAGATCATCAGGCCAAATGGAAAAGTTTTCCCGAAATTTTAGAGGAACAGGAGATTCCGTGGAAAATTTACCAGAATGAGATCAGCCTTCCGAAAGGGATGTCCGGTGAACAGGAAGCCTGGCTGAGCAATTTTACGGATAATCCCCTTGAATGGTTTTCCCGGTTCAACGTAAAGTTTTCCAAAGGATATTACCAGAATATTCCAAATATCATCGCTTCCCTGAAGAAAGAGGCTGAGAACAATCCTGAACAGCAGGAAAAGTTTAATGCAATGATCAGAGAACTGGAAGAAGATAAAATCAAGTACCATCCGGACCGTTATACCAGACTTTCACAGGCTGAAAGAAATCTTCATGAAAAGGCTTTTACTATTAATTCCGGTGATCCGGATTACTGGAATCTGGAAAAAGGAAAAGATAAGGATGGAAACCCGCTGGTTGTTCCTAAAGGAGATGTGCTGTACCAGTTCCGGAAGGATGTTGAAAACAAAAAGCTTCCTCTGGTTTCATGGCTTATTGCGCCTGAGCATTTTTCTGACCATCCCGGTTCTCCCTGGTACGGAGCCTGGTATATTTCTGAAGTGCTGAACATCCTGACTCAAGATCCTGAAACCTGGAAAAAAACGATCTTCTTGATCAATTATGATGAGAATGACGGCTATTTTGATCATGTATTGCCTTTTGCACCTCCGGTAAATCCCAGCCAGCCTGTTGACATGAACGGTCCGGAAGGGGTGGAATATGTCAACGGGATACAGGAATACAGATCAACATCCAATTTAAAAGATCATGAAAAGATAGATGGTACAGTCGGATTAGGCTACAGGGTTCCGATGATCATTGCCTCACCCTGGACGAAGGGCGGATTTGTAAATTCTGAAGTTTCTGATCATACTTCCGTACTTCAGTTCCTGGAGACCTTTATTCAGAAAAAATTCAATAAAAACGTAAGTGTAGATCATATCAGTAACTGGAGGCGGGCTATATGCGGGGATCTAACTTCTGCATTCAGTCCTTCTGATATAAAGGTTCCTCCAATGCAATACCTGGATCAGAAAGCCTATGCCCAAACCATCAATTCTGCCCGCAATAAACCTGTCCCGGATCTGAAATGGTATCACGAGCACGAATTAAACAATTCCCTGCTGGACATTCAGGAGCGAGGCATAAAGCCTTCCCATGCCCTTCCCTATAATTATCTTGTCAATCTGGAGGACGGAGCTATCAAAATGACCAATTTAAAAGAACGGGCAGTTCCCCTGATCATTTACGACAGAAAGCGCCTTGAAGCTGATGATTTTTACTTTTCCTATGCACTGTATTCCGGACAGGAATTAATACATTCTGTTGATGCTGGAAAATATGATTATGAAGTCTTTGGTCCTAATGGTTTCTACCGGCTGTTTAAAGGGGAAAGCAGACCGGAGATTAAAGCCTCACTGATTTATCATCCTTCTGAAAATAAAGTGCAGTTCATCATAAACAAAGTAGATAAAGATGTTCAGGAGATTGTCATAGACGATCTTTATGAAAAAAGCAGTCGCATTGTTTCTCTACAGAAAGATGAAAATAACATCGCATTTAGCCTTCATAAAACCAAAGGATGGTATGATCTGAGGATCAGTTCCGGAAGTACCGTCTGGCATTTTGCGGGACGCCTAGAAACCGGAAAACCA
- a CDS encoding SDR family oxidoreductase, whose amino-acid sequence MTIIITGTSSGIGFALAEYFGKKGHKVYGLSRKHTESNYFSCIPTDVTDPDAVQNAIAEVLKTETRIDVLINNAGMGMVGSVEDSAKEDILKLFNLNLIGAVQMMSAVMPNMRAHKSGKIINVSSIGSEMGLPFRGFYSASKSALDKVTEAMRYEVYPWNIHVCSLHLGDIKTNIAENRVRTQVSEPYQSVFDKVYALMNSHVGDGTEPHEVAEYIDRLLNKDKWKAHYYFGKFGQKIGVPLKWILPQGTYENLMKKYNKLD is encoded by the coding sequence ATGACCATCATCATTACAGGAACCTCTTCAGGGATCGGTTTCGCTTTAGCAGAATATTTCGGTAAAAAAGGCCATAAAGTTTATGGCCTGAGCAGAAAGCATACTGAAAGCAATTATTTCAGCTGTATCCCGACGGATGTGACAGATCCTGATGCGGTGCAAAACGCCATTGCGGAGGTTCTGAAAACCGAAACGAGGATCGATGTTCTGATCAACAATGCAGGCATGGGAATGGTAGGCTCCGTGGAAGATTCTGCCAAAGAAGATATTTTGAAGCTATTCAACCTCAACTTAATAGGGGCAGTACAGATGATGAGTGCGGTGATGCCGAATATGAGGGCGCACAAATCCGGAAAGATCATCAATGTTTCCAGTATCGGAAGTGAAATGGGACTGCCGTTCCGTGGATTCTATTCAGCTTCAAAATCGGCTCTGGACAAAGTTACGGAGGCTATGCGTTATGAGGTATATCCATGGAATATCCATGTTTGTTCGCTGCATCTGGGAGACATCAAAACCAATATTGCAGAAAACCGTGTGCGGACCCAAGTATCCGAACCTTACCAATCTGTTTTTGATAAGGTGTATGCTTTAATGAACTCGCATGTCGGCGATGGCACAGAGCCGCATGAAGTTGCAGAATACATCGACAGGCTTTTGAACAAGGACAAATGGAAAGCCCACTATTACTTCGGAAAGTTCGGACAGAAGATCGGGGTCCCGCTGAAATGGATCCTTCCGCAGGGGACTTACGAAAATCTGATGAAGAAATATAATAAACTGGATTAG